The proteins below are encoded in one region of Streptomyces ficellus:
- a CDS encoding NUDIX domain-containing protein: MTHTDYATYIAGLPRVLAGAATLFRDGEGRVLLVEPNYRDGWGLPGGTVESDTGETPRQAARRETLEEIGLDVEPGALLAIDWVPGPARPPIVAYVYDGGVLSGERFRAIRLQEEELISWKLVDPGELRTYLLGELGLRVTAALEALEAGRGPVELVDGRPVG; encoded by the coding sequence GTGACGCACACCGATTACGCGACGTACATCGCCGGGCTCCCGCGCGTGCTGGCGGGTGCCGCGACGCTTTTCCGTGACGGCGAGGGCCGGGTGCTGCTCGTCGAGCCCAACTACCGGGACGGCTGGGGGCTGCCCGGGGGGACGGTCGAGTCCGACACCGGGGAGACCCCGAGGCAGGCGGCCCGGCGGGAGACGCTGGAGGAGATCGGGCTGGACGTGGAGCCGGGCGCGCTGCTCGCGATCGACTGGGTGCCCGGCCCGGCGCGTCCCCCGATCGTGGCGTACGTCTACGACGGCGGTGTGCTCAGCGGTGAGCGGTTCCGGGCGATCAGGCTCCAGGAGGAGGAGCTGATCTCGTGGAAGCTGGTGGACCCCGGTGAGCTGCGGACGTACCTGCTCGGGGAGCTCGGGCTGCGCGTGACGGCCGCGCTGGAGGCCCTGGAGGCCGGCCGGGGCCCGGTGGAGCTGGTGGACGGCCGCCCGGTGGGGTGA
- a CDS encoding phytoene desaturase family protein: MPSMLDAVVVGAGPNGLTAAAELARRGFSVAVFEALDTVGGGARTEELTLPGFRHDPCSAVHPLGAGSPAFKAMPLDRYGLEWLHPELPMAHPFDDGTAAVLSRSVSETAASFGPRDAGTYRRLVAPYLGKWDTLARDFMSLPLTALPRDPVTLARFGIDGLPPSTWLMRRFRDDRARALFAGLVAHVIAPLGGPATSAIGLVFALAAHAGGWPLPRGGSQAISDALAAYVRDLGGSVHTSYEVKRLDDLPPARAYVFDTSPTALARIAGLGRYYDRYRYGASVYKIDYALDGPVPWTAAEPRRAGTVQVGPSSREIGTALDQASGGTAPRAPFLITAQPSLVDPSRAPEGKHVFWAYGHVPHAWEGDLTDAVERQIERFAPGFRDLVLARATAGPPQLAARNANYVGGDIACGAASGIQLLLRPRVSVFPYSTPHPAVFLCSSATPPGPGVHGMSGHNAAKAVWRHLRKARR; encoded by the coding sequence GTGCCGTCGATGCTCGATGCCGTCGTCGTGGGGGCGGGGCCCAACGGACTGACCGCCGCCGCCGAGCTGGCCCGCCGCGGGTTCTCCGTCGCCGTGTTCGAGGCCCTCGACACGGTCGGAGGCGGGGCCAGGACCGAGGAGCTCACGCTGCCCGGCTTCCGGCACGACCCGTGCTCCGCCGTGCACCCGCTGGGCGCCGGGTCGCCCGCCTTCAAGGCCATGCCGCTCGACCGGTACGGACTGGAGTGGCTGCACCCCGAGCTGCCCATGGCGCACCCCTTCGACGACGGCACGGCCGCGGTGCTGTCGCGCTCCGTCTCCGAGACGGCCGCCTCCTTCGGCCCCCGCGACGCCGGTACGTACCGCCGTCTCGTCGCGCCGTACCTCGGCAAGTGGGACACCCTGGCCCGCGACTTCATGTCGCTGCCCCTCACGGCCCTCCCGCGCGACCCGGTCACCCTCGCCCGCTTCGGCATCGACGGCCTGCCCCCGTCCACCTGGCTGATGCGCCGCTTCCGCGACGACCGGGCCCGCGCCCTGTTCGCGGGGCTCGTCGCGCACGTCATCGCCCCGCTCGGCGGCCCGGCCACCAGCGCGATCGGGCTCGTCTTCGCGCTGGCCGCCCACGCCGGCGGCTGGCCGCTGCCCCGCGGCGGCTCCCAGGCGATCTCCGACGCCCTGGCCGCGTACGTCCGGGACCTCGGCGGCAGCGTGCACACCTCCTACGAGGTGAAGCGGCTCGACGACCTGCCGCCCGCCCGCGCGTACGTCTTCGACACCTCGCCCACCGCGCTGGCCCGCATCGCCGGCCTCGGCCGCTACTACGACCGGTACCGCTACGGCGCCTCCGTCTACAAGATCGACTACGCGCTGGACGGCCCCGTCCCCTGGACCGCCGCCGAACCCCGCCGTGCCGGCACCGTCCAAGTGGGGCCGAGCAGCCGCGAGATCGGCACCGCCCTGGACCAGGCGTCCGGCGGCACCGCGCCCCGCGCCCCGTTCCTCATCACCGCCCAGCCCAGTCTCGTCGACCCGTCCCGCGCACCCGAGGGCAAACACGTCTTCTGGGCGTACGGGCACGTCCCGCACGCCTGGGAGGGCGACCTCACCGACGCCGTCGAGCGGCAGATCGAGCGGTTCGCCCCCGGCTTCCGCGACCTCGTCCTCGCCCGCGCCACCGCCGGCCCGCCCCAGCTCGCCGCGCGCAACGCCAACTACGTCGGCGGGGACATCGCCTGCGGCGCGGCGTCCGGCATCCAACTGCTGCTGCGCCCCCGGGTGTCCGTCTTCCCGTACAGCACCCCGCACCCCGCCGTCTTCCTCTGCTCCTCCGCCACCCCGCCCGGCCCCGGAGTGCACGGTATGTCGGGCCACAACGCGGCGAAGGCGGTCTGGCGCCACCTGCGTAAGGCCCGACGGTGA
- a CDS encoding AlkA N-terminal domain-containing protein — protein MHTDTERCVRAVRSKDARFDGWFFTAVLTTRIYCRPSCPVVPPKAENMVFYPSAAACQQAGFRACKRCRPDTSPGSPEWNARADAVARAMRLIRDGVVDREGVPGLAARLGYSTRQIERQLLAELGAGPLALARAQRAQTARVLIETTPLPMADVAFAAGFSSVRTFNDTVREVFALAPGELRARAARAASRTPHHTPGVIALRLPYRAPLNPDNLFGHLAATAVPGVEEWRDGAYRRTLALPHGHGIVALTPRPDHIACRLSLTDPRDLTLAISRCRWMLDLDADPVAVDDQLRTDPLLAPLVGEAPGRRVPRTVDAAEFAVRAVLGQQVSTAAARTHAARLVAAHGTPVDDPEGGLTHLFPAPAALAALDPEVLALPRSRRTTLTTLVGALADGSLRLGPDSDWDEARVRLRALPGFGPWTVEVIAMRALGDPDAFLPTDLGVRRAAAGLGLASTPAALTARAAAWRPWRAYAVQYLWATDSHPINHLPA, from the coding sequence ATGCACACCGACACCGAGCGCTGCGTGCGGGCCGTCCGGTCCAAGGACGCCCGTTTCGACGGATGGTTCTTCACCGCCGTCCTCACCACCCGCATCTACTGCCGGCCCAGCTGCCCGGTCGTGCCGCCGAAGGCCGAGAACATGGTGTTCTACCCGAGCGCCGCCGCCTGCCAGCAGGCCGGTTTCCGCGCCTGCAAGCGCTGCCGGCCCGACACCAGCCCCGGCTCGCCCGAGTGGAACGCCCGCGCCGACGCGGTCGCCCGCGCCATGCGCCTGATCCGCGACGGCGTCGTCGACCGCGAGGGCGTACCCGGACTGGCCGCCCGCCTCGGGTACTCGACCCGGCAGATCGAGCGCCAGCTGCTCGCCGAGCTCGGAGCCGGACCGCTCGCCCTGGCCCGCGCCCAGCGCGCCCAGACCGCCCGCGTGCTGATCGAGACGACCCCGCTGCCGATGGCGGACGTCGCGTTCGCCGCCGGGTTCTCCTCCGTGCGCACCTTCAACGACACCGTGCGCGAGGTCTTCGCGCTCGCCCCCGGCGAACTGCGCGCCCGCGCGGCCCGCGCCGCGAGCAGGACACCGCACCACACCCCCGGCGTCATCGCGCTCAGACTGCCGTACCGAGCGCCGCTCAACCCCGACAACCTCTTCGGCCACCTGGCCGCCACCGCCGTGCCCGGCGTGGAGGAGTGGCGCGACGGCGCCTACCGTCGCACCCTCGCCCTCCCGCACGGCCACGGCATCGTCGCCCTCACTCCCCGCCCCGACCACATCGCCTGCCGCCTCTCGCTCACCGACCCGCGCGACCTCACCCTCGCCATCAGCCGCTGCCGCTGGATGCTCGACCTCGACGCCGACCCCGTCGCCGTGGACGACCAGCTCCGCACGGACCCGCTCCTCGCGCCGCTGGTCGGCGAGGCGCCCGGCCGGCGCGTCCCGCGGACCGTCGACGCGGCCGAGTTCGCCGTCCGCGCGGTGCTCGGCCAGCAGGTCTCCACCGCCGCCGCCCGCACCCACGCGGCCCGCCTCGTCGCCGCGCACGGCACCCCCGTCGACGACCCCGAGGGCGGCCTCACCCACCTGTTCCCGGCCCCCGCGGCGCTCGCCGCGCTCGACCCGGAGGTGCTCGCCCTGCCGCGCAGCCGCCGCACCACGCTCACCACCCTCGTCGGTGCCCTCGCCGACGGCTCGCTGCGGCTCGGCCCGGACAGCGACTGGGACGAAGCCCGCGTACGACTGCGCGCACTGCCCGGGTTCGGGCCCTGGACGGTCGAGGTCATCGCCATGCGCGCCCTCGGCGACCCCGACGCGTTCCTCCCCACCGACCTCGGCGTCCGGCGCGCCGCCGCCGGTCTCGGCCTGGCCTCGACGCCCGCCGCGCTCACGGCCCGCGCCGCCGCGTGGCGGCCCTGGCGCGCGTACGCCGTCCAGTACCTGTGGGCGACCGACAGCCACCCGATCAACCACCTGCCCGCGTAA
- a CDS encoding methylated-DNA--[protein]-cysteine S-methyltransferase: protein MRRQHTVTDSPYGPLTLVATDGLLSGLYMTDQRHRPPQETFGDPDPRPFGEAIRQLDAYYARELTAFDLRLHLAGTPFQLSVWERLRTIPYGETRSYGELAEALGKPGASRAVGLANGKNPVGIIVPCHRVIGASGGLTGYGGGLDRKQRLLAFEGAPLGGPAPAETLF from the coding sequence ATGCGACGCCAGCACACCGTCACCGACAGCCCGTACGGCCCGCTCACCCTCGTCGCGACCGACGGCCTGCTCAGCGGCCTGTACATGACCGACCAGCGCCACCGCCCGCCGCAGGAGACCTTCGGCGACCCCGACCCCCGCCCGTTCGGCGAGGCGATCCGCCAGCTCGACGCGTACTACGCCCGCGAACTCACCGCGTTCGACCTGCGGTTGCACCTCGCCGGTACGCCGTTCCAGCTCAGCGTCTGGGAGCGGCTGCGGACGATCCCGTACGGCGAGACCCGCTCGTACGGCGAACTCGCCGAGGCCCTCGGCAAGCCGGGAGCCTCGCGCGCCGTCGGGCTCGCCAACGGCAAGAACCCCGTCGGGATCATCGTCCCCTGCCACCGCGTCATCGGCGCGAGCGGCGGCCTCACCGGGTACGGCGGCGGCCTCGACCGCAAGCAGCGCCTCCTCGCGTTCGAAGGGGCCCCGCTCGGCGGCCCGGCGCCCGCCGAAACGCTCTTCTAG
- a CDS encoding O-acetyl-ADP-ribose deacetylase: MKITLVRGDITEQHADALVNAANSSLLGGGGVDGAIHRKGGPDILAECRALRASRFGRGLPTGQAVATTAGRLHARWVIHTVGPVHQGADSDPEPLASCYRESLRVADELGARTVAFPAISTGVYRWPMEDAARIAVDTVKAARTSVEEVRFVLFDDRAHEAFAARLR; the protein is encoded by the coding sequence GTGAAGATCACCCTCGTCCGCGGCGACATCACCGAGCAGCACGCCGACGCCCTCGTCAACGCCGCCAACTCCTCCCTCCTGGGCGGCGGAGGCGTCGACGGCGCGATCCACCGCAAGGGCGGCCCCGACATCCTCGCCGAGTGCCGCGCCCTGCGCGCCTCCCGGTTCGGCCGCGGCCTGCCCACCGGGCAGGCCGTCGCCACCACCGCCGGACGGCTGCACGCCCGCTGGGTCATCCACACCGTCGGCCCCGTGCACCAGGGCGCCGACAGCGACCCGGAGCCACTGGCCTCCTGCTACCGCGAGTCCCTGCGCGTCGCCGATGAACTAGGCGCCCGTACCGTCGCGTTCCCCGCCATCTCGACGGGCGTCTACCGCTGGCCCATGGAGGACGCCGCCCGTATCGCCGTGGACACCGTGAAGGCGGCGCGGACCTCGGTGGAGGAGGTCCGGTTCGTCCTCTTCGACGACCGGGCCCACGAGGCGTTCGCCGCCCGCCTCCGGTAG
- a CDS encoding SIR2 family NAD-dependent protein deacylase, producing the protein MTLVAILSGAGISTDSGIRDYRGPDGLWRRDPDAEKLVTYAYYMADPEIRRRAWLMRRDSAALRAEPNAAHRAVAELERTPGFAVRVITQNVDGLHQRAGIAARKVLELHGTARAVVCTACHARSSMEDALARVAAGEDDPACEVCGGILKPATVMFGERLDPVVLGQAMGIAKAAEVFVAVGSTLQVQPAASLAGVAAEHGARLVVVNAEPTPYDERADEVIREPIGTALPALLKRLG; encoded by the coding sequence ATGACTCTCGTCGCGATCTTGAGTGGTGCCGGCATCTCCACGGACTCCGGTATCCGTGACTACCGCGGCCCCGACGGGCTGTGGCGGCGCGATCCGGACGCCGAGAAGCTGGTCACGTACGCGTACTACATGGCCGACCCGGAGATCCGGCGCCGGGCCTGGCTGATGCGGCGGGACAGCGCCGCGCTGCGGGCCGAGCCCAACGCCGCGCACCGGGCGGTGGCCGAGCTGGAGCGGACCCCCGGCTTCGCGGTGCGGGTGATCACGCAGAACGTGGACGGGCTGCACCAGCGCGCCGGGATTGCCGCGCGCAAGGTCCTCGAACTGCACGGCACCGCACGGGCCGTGGTGTGCACGGCGTGCCACGCGCGCTCGTCGATGGAGGACGCGCTCGCCCGGGTCGCGGCGGGCGAGGACGACCCGGCGTGCGAGGTGTGCGGCGGGATCCTGAAGCCGGCGACGGTGATGTTCGGTGAGCGGCTGGACCCGGTGGTGCTGGGCCAGGCGATGGGGATCGCCAAGGCCGCGGAGGTGTTCGTCGCCGTCGGCTCGACGCTCCAGGTGCAGCCCGCGGCGTCGCTCGCCGGTGTCGCGGCGGAGCACGGCGCGCGGCTGGTCGTCGTGAACGCCGAGCCCACGCCGTACGACGAGCGGGCCGACGAGGTGATCCGCGAGCCCATTGGTACGGCCCTGCCGGCGCTGCTGAAGCGGCTCGGGTAG
- a CDS encoding cytochrome P450, whose product MTERILLDPRTPDLRAQAEQLRRCGPVAPAEWPGGVHCWAVVGHAELETVLTDPRFARSPTHWRALRDGEIAADWPMLAHLRRTWMLTADGADHRRLRHAVAAAFTPRRVEGLTPAITATVEALLDDLEAAAQDGPVDLRAAYALPLPLNTLCALFGIPPGDRPEVAALVGRALSRAALTPEESAALTREINTCLADLVRSRSAAPGDDLVTDLLRGGTDGDGGLSEVELLDMLWLFLGAGFETTAGALVNTAHALLVHPRELDRALGGRVGWDAVVEEGIRYDSSVYALPFAYPTEDLELGGRALRAGDALLLCFAAANRDPRHGEVRFETGRAGARPRQLGFGQGPHFCVGAPLARLQLRIALARLFERFPGLRLAGPPGPPVPSLIASTPSALYVSR is encoded by the coding sequence ATGACCGAGCGGATCCTTCTCGACCCGCGCACTCCCGACCTGCGGGCGCAGGCGGAGCAGCTGCGCCGGTGCGGTCCGGTCGCTCCGGCCGAGTGGCCGGGCGGGGTCCACTGCTGGGCGGTCGTGGGCCACGCCGAGCTGGAGACGGTGCTGACCGACCCGCGGTTCGCCCGCTCGCCCACGCACTGGCGGGCGCTGCGGGACGGGGAGATCGCCGCCGACTGGCCCATGCTGGCGCACTTGAGGCGGACGTGGATGCTGACGGCCGACGGCGCCGACCACCGGCGGCTGCGGCACGCGGTGGCCGCGGCCTTCACGCCCCGCCGGGTCGAGGGGCTGACACCCGCGATCACGGCCACCGTGGAGGCACTGCTGGACGATCTGGAGGCGGCCGCTCAGGACGGTCCGGTGGACCTCCGCGCGGCGTACGCCTTGCCGCTCCCCCTGAACACGCTCTGCGCCCTGTTCGGGATCCCGCCCGGGGACCGGCCGGAGGTCGCCGCCCTCGTGGGCCGGGCGCTGTCGCGCGCCGCGCTGACCCCCGAGGAGTCGGCCGCCCTGACCCGCGAGATCAACACCTGCCTGGCGGACCTGGTCAGGAGCCGGTCGGCGGCACCCGGCGACGACCTGGTCACCGACCTGCTGCGCGGGGGCACCGACGGTGACGGCGGCCTGTCCGAGGTCGAACTGCTCGACATGCTGTGGCTGTTCCTCGGCGCGGGCTTCGAGACCACGGCCGGCGCGCTCGTCAACACGGCGCACGCCCTCCTCGTCCACCCGCGGGAGCTGGACCGGGCGCTGGGCGGGCGGGTCGGCTGGGACGCGGTCGTGGAGGAGGGCATCCGCTACGACTCCAGCGTCTACGCCCTGCCCTTCGCCTACCCCACCGAGGACCTGGAGCTGGGTGGCCGGGCGCTGCGCGCGGGCGACGCCCTGCTGCTGTGCTTCGCGGCGGCCAACCGGGACCCGCGGCACGGCGAGGTCCGGTTCGAGACGGGCCGCGCCGGGGCGCGTCCACGGCAGCTCGGGTTCGGCCAGGGCCCGCACTTCTGCGTGGGGGCGCCCCTGGCCCGGCTCCAGCTGCGGATCGCCCTGGCCCGCCTCTTCGAGCGGTTCCCCGGGCTGCGCCTCGCCGGCCCGCCCGGCCCTCCGGTGCCCTCGCTCATCGCCAGCACGCCCAGCGCGCTGTACGTGTCCCGGTAG
- a CDS encoding ADP-ribosylglycohydrolase family protein, with protein MGPGPRDRVLGGWSGRIAGNMLGKPVERGDYWTRERIDRYLRATGALPLTDYLPGPPPDSEAAGFVLRPEWPACVRGRIHGSCRDDDIDYPILALHLLETHGFAFTTEQVGELWLLRLPYLQTFTAERAAYRNLANGLKPPLTATSGNPCQEWIGALIRADVFGWVSPGDPVRAASLARRDAVLSHTGNGVYAAMWAAALVAAAFTAPAPRDAVRTALERVPASSRLARTVRHMVALYDAGVPWADALTEAERETAGLHWIHAVPNAAVITAGLLYGGGDFTRTIALTVRGGLDTDSNGATAGSVAGVMCGARGIPRQWTDPLEDLVRSAVFGFDGVRIGELADRTLALG; from the coding sequence GTGGGCCCGGGCCCGCGGGACCGGGTCCTCGGCGGGTGGTCCGGCCGCATCGCCGGCAACATGCTCGGCAAACCCGTCGAGCGTGGCGACTACTGGACACGGGAGCGGATCGACCGCTACCTGCGGGCCACCGGCGCCCTTCCGCTGACCGACTACCTGCCGGGCCCGCCGCCGGACTCCGAGGCGGCCGGCTTCGTCCTGCGGCCGGAGTGGCCCGCGTGCGTACGCGGCCGGATCCACGGCAGTTGCCGGGACGACGACATCGACTACCCGATCCTCGCCCTGCACCTGCTGGAGACCCACGGGTTCGCCTTCACCACCGAGCAGGTCGGCGAGCTGTGGCTGCTGCGCCTGCCCTACCTCCAGACGTTCACAGCCGAGCGGGCCGCCTACCGCAACCTCGCGAACGGGCTGAAGCCCCCGCTCACCGCCACCTCCGGCAACCCCTGCCAGGAGTGGATCGGCGCGCTCATCCGCGCCGACGTGTTCGGCTGGGTCTCCCCCGGCGATCCGGTCCGCGCCGCCTCCCTGGCCCGCCGTGACGCGGTGCTGTCCCACACGGGCAACGGCGTGTACGCGGCGATGTGGGCGGCGGCCCTGGTGGCGGCCGCCTTCACGGCCCCCGCGCCGCGCGACGCGGTGCGGACGGCGCTGGAGCGCGTCCCGGCGAGCAGCCGCCTGGCCCGCACGGTGCGGCACATGGTGGCGCTGTACGACGCGGGCGTCCCCTGGGCCGACGCCCTGACCGAGGCGGAGCGCGAAACGGCCGGGCTGCACTGGATCCACGCCGTGCCGAACGCCGCCGTCATCACGGCGGGCCTGCTGTACGGGGGCGGCGACTTCACCCGCACCATCGCCCTCACGGTCCGCGGCGGCCTGGACACCGACTCCAACGGCGCGACCGCCGGTTCGGTGGCGGGCGTGATGTGCGGGGCCCGCGGCATCCCGCGCCAGTGGACGGATCCGCTGGAGGACCTGGTGCGCAGCGCGGTGTTCGGCTTCGACGGGGTGCGGATCGGTGAACTCGCCGATCGGACGCTCGCACTAGGCTGA
- a CDS encoding glycerate kinase produces MTDGAVTEAARVLVAADKFKGSLTAVQVAERVTAGLRQVVPDLEVETLPVADGGDGTVAAAVAAGFERREVRVTGPLGAPVTAAYALRDGTAVVEMAEASGLQLLPEGVFAPLTSTTYGSGELLRAALDAGARTIVFGVGGSATTDGGAGMLAALGARFLDKDGEPVGPGGGGLKDLATADLSGVDPRFGDVDLVLASDVDNPLTGPKGAPAVYGPQKGASPEDVAELDAALARFASVLAESVGPRATELAESPGAGAAGGIGYGALVALGASFRPGIEVMLDVLGFGPALSRATLVITGEGSLDEQTLHGKAPAGVAAAARAEGIEVVAVCGRLALPPEALGRAGIRRAYALLELEPDPAKCMAEAGPLLERQAANLARDFLV; encoded by the coding sequence GTGACGGACGGAGCAGTAACTGAGGCCGCGCGCGTGCTCGTCGCGGCTGACAAGTTCAAGGGTTCGCTCACGGCCGTGCAGGTCGCGGAGCGGGTGACGGCCGGGCTCCGGCAGGTCGTCCCGGACCTGGAGGTGGAGACCCTGCCCGTCGCCGACGGTGGCGACGGCACCGTCGCGGCCGCGGTGGCGGCCGGGTTCGAACGGCGTGAGGTACGGGTCACCGGCCCGCTCGGCGCGCCGGTCACCGCCGCGTACGCGCTGCGCGACGGGACGGCCGTGGTGGAGATGGCGGAGGCGTCGGGCCTCCAGCTGCTCCCCGAGGGCGTGTTCGCGCCGCTGACGTCCACCACGTACGGCTCCGGCGAGCTGCTGCGCGCCGCGCTGGACGCGGGCGCGCGCACCATCGTCTTCGGCGTGGGCGGCAGCGCGACCACGGACGGCGGCGCCGGCATGCTGGCCGCGCTGGGCGCCCGTTTCCTCGACAAGGACGGCGAGCCCGTCGGCCCGGGCGGCGGCGGTCTCAAGGACCTCGCCACGGCCGACCTGTCGGGTGTCGACCCGCGCTTCGGGGACGTGGACCTCGTCCTCGCCAGCGACGTCGACAACCCGCTGACCGGCCCCAAGGGCGCCCCCGCGGTCTACGGACCGCAGAAGGGCGCCTCGCCCGAGGACGTCGCGGAGCTGGACGCCGCGCTGGCCCGCTTCGCCTCGGTCCTCGCCGAGTCCGTCGGCCCCCGTGCCACCGAGCTCGCCGAGTCGCCGGGGGCGGGCGCGGCGGGCGGCATCGGCTACGGGGCGCTGGTCGCCCTCGGCGCGAGCTTCCGCCCCGGCATCGAGGTCATGCTGGACGTGCTCGGCTTCGGCCCCGCCCTGTCCCGCGCCACCCTGGTCATCACCGGCGAGGGCTCCCTCGACGAGCAGACCCTGCACGGCAAGGCCCCGGCCGGGGTGGCCGCTGCCGCCCGGGCGGAGGGCATCGAGGTCGTCGCGGTCTGCGGCCGGCTGGCCCTGCCCCCCGAGGCGCTCGGCAGGGCGGGCATCCGCCGCGCCTACGCCCTGCTGGAGCTGGAGCCGGACCCGGCGAAGTGCATGGCGGAGGCGGGCCCGCTGCTGGAACGCCAGGCGGCGAACCTGGCGCGCGACTTCCTGGTGTGA
- a CDS encoding inositol monophosphatase family protein has protein sequence MIDELLDGSGTLSAAAEEAVRAAAAAEVVPRWRKLATHQIVEKSGPHDLVTVADRAAEAHLTASLTALLPGSVVVGEESVHADPAVYEALRGDAPVWIVDPVDGTWHFAHGDPGFCTLVALAVRGEVLASWTYAPAREEMAVAVRGRGARVNGEEIRSGAPAPGAALEVATSHPDYTTPEQKAALLALDTEGVRPRPCGSAGLEYLAVARGDLDAVAFSWEYAWDHAAGLLLVEEAGGAHATLTGAPFRVTGGNALPFTAARDRATADRIRALLAAG, from the coding sequence ATGATCGATGAACTTCTCGACGGATCCGGGACCCTGTCCGCCGCGGCCGAGGAGGCGGTGCGCGCGGCGGCCGCCGCCGAAGTCGTACCGCGCTGGCGCAAGCTCGCCACCCACCAGATAGTCGAGAAGAGCGGCCCGCACGACCTCGTGACGGTCGCCGACCGGGCCGCCGAGGCCCACCTGACCGCGTCGCTCACGGCGCTGCTGCCCGGCTCCGTCGTCGTCGGCGAGGAGTCGGTGCACGCCGACCCCGCGGTCTACGAGGCGCTGCGGGGTGACGCGCCGGTGTGGATCGTCGACCCGGTCGACGGCACCTGGCACTTCGCGCACGGCGACCCCGGCTTCTGCACGCTCGTCGCGCTGGCCGTGCGCGGTGAGGTCCTGGCCTCGTGGACGTACGCCCCGGCGCGGGAGGAGATGGCCGTGGCGGTGCGCGGCCGGGGCGCCCGGGTGAACGGCGAGGAGATCCGGTCGGGTGCGCCCGCGCCCGGCGCGGCGCTGGAGGTGGCGACGTCCCACCCCGACTACACCACGCCCGAGCAGAAGGCGGCGCTCCTCGCCCTCGACACCGAGGGCGTCCGCCCCCGCCCGTGCGGTTCGGCGGGCCTGGAGTACCTGGCGGTGGCCCGGGGCGACCTGGACGCGGTGGCGTTCTCGTGGGAGTACGCCTGGGACCACGCGGCGGGTCTGCTCCTGGTCGAGGAGGCCGGCGGTGCCCATGCCACGCTGACGGGCGCCCCGTTCCGCGTCACCGGCGGCAACGCCCTGCCCTTCACCGCCGCCCGCGACCGGGCCACGGCCGACCGCATACGCGCCCTGCTGGCCGCCGGGTAG